The sequence GCTCACCTCGGCATCGGGATCGGGATCGATGTCGCCCGCGGCGGTCGGCCGTGGCTCGTCGTTTCGGTCGCGTCGGTTCCGAATCCACGTTCGAGCCCGCTCGAGACGGGTCACGACGAGCGTCGGTGCGTCGCCGACGGTCGCCGCCGAGTCCCGGAACGCGTAGGCCGCGACCAGCAACGCGATCGCGACCAGCGCGAGGTAGCCGCCGGGACCGAACCAGGCGAGCCCGCTGATGTTGGCGATCTCGTAGGAGCCGAGCAGCGGCGGCGTGAATCCGTCGATGCCGCGCATCGGCGCGTTGGGATCGAGCGCGTGGCCAGCCTGGTAGAGTCGGTACTGGATCAGCGCGAACATCGTAACGAACACCGCTATCGTTCCGGCGAGCTGGGCGGTCAGGCCGAGCTTCAGCTTCCGGACCGTCGGCGCGAGCGCAACGAACACACCCGCTGCAGCGACGGCGACGAACGCGAGCGGCCCGATCGACCACTCGGGGACCGCGATCGCGTTCGGGTGGACGTCGTAGTTGGGGTCGAGATACACCGGATCGGGGTAGTAGAACCCGACGTAGTGGTTGAGCGCCTGCGTTTCCGCGACGTCGCCCTCGAGACGGGGGTACGCGTACAGCTCGACGAACAGCCCGTCAGGGTACTGGGGGGCCTCGAGCGTGATCCGCCACATCGGTACGGCGATCGCGACGAGTAACAGCGCCGCCGCTGCGAGCGGGAGCGCGCGACGGAGTTCGGATAGTTTGTTGATCTTTGACATGGCGGATAGATGGGGGTGTGGTCAGTCGGCCGGTTCGACCAGCAGCCGCGAGCGCATCTCGAGGTGGAGTGCGCTACAGAAGTACGCACAGTAGATCCAGTAGACGCCGGGCTCGTCGGCCGTGAACGTCACCTCGCGGGTCTCCTGTGGTGCCAGCTTCACGTTGACGTCGTGCTGTGGAATCGCGACCGAGTGGATGATGTCTTCCTCCTGCTCGATGTTGGTCGATCTGATGGTGACCTCGTCGCCCTCCTGGACGGTGATATCGTCGAAGCCGAAGTGGTTGCGCTGGTTGTACATCTCGATGTGGACCTGGTCCCCGTCGCGCTCGATGAAGTTCTCCTCGTCGTCGGGCGAGATGAAATCCAGCTCGAGGTCGTCGGGATCGTACACGCTGGCGGGATCGAGGCGGTCGGCCCGGACGATCGAGGCGTCGTGGGGCTCGGGGTAGGCTGGCGTGTCCTTGACGAGCTCCATCCCGGCGTCGTCGTCGCCGATGTAGAACAGCTGGTCGTTCTCGGGAAACACGGGCCCCACGGGGAGGAACCGATCCTTCGAGAGCTTGTTCAGCACGATCAGCCAGTCACCCTGCGGGTCGCCGGTGTAGGACTCGGCGGCGATCAGGTGACCCGGACTGTAGTGAACGTCGTGTTTCTCGATCACCGGGTCCTCCGACCCCATCTCGGCGTCGACGGCGGCCTCGATGTCCCACTTGACGACCTGGGAGTCGACGAACAGCGTCGTGTAGGCGTGGCCGCGGCCGTCGTAGGCCGTATGAAGCGGGCCGTTCCCGACGTTGACCCGGCCGACAACGGCGTCGTTGGGATCGTCGACTTCGTTCAGCCGATCGATCTCGATGACCGTACACGTGGGATCGAGCTTCCCGGAGGCGATCGCGTACCGTCCGTCCGGCGTGACGCTTACCCCGTGGGGGTTCGTCGGGACGTCGACGTACCGCACCAGGGGTTCGTCCCCGTCGTTGAGCGGGCTGTCCTCGGTCCCGTCGACCACCGGGACGCCGTTGATCTCCTCGTACTCGCCGGCGTCGACGGCGTCCTCGATGCGGGGGATGTTAAAGGCGACCACGTAGTCGGTGTCGGCCGCCGTCATCTCCTGTTCGGTGACGCCCTCCTCGCTGTTGTAGCTGGTCGTGAAGAACCACTCGCCCTCCTTGCCGGAGTCGCCGTTGTCGAGGTTGCAGTCGACCATCACGTCCCACTCGTGGTCGAACGGGTCCGCCGACATCGCCGAGAGCGTCGACCCGTACTCGCTCGGATCGTCGAGGTCCCGCCCGTCGTTCGGAATCGGGACGCGGAGTTCGCCGACGCCGAAGACGAGTCGCGTATCGGGCATCAGCGCGCAGGCGCCGTGGGTTCCCTGGTGGTTCGGCAGGTCGATGATCGCGTCCGTCTCGAAGTACTCGAGATCGATCCGGGCCATCCGGCCGTTGGCCTTGTCGTTGACGAACAGCCACTCGCCGTCGTAGGTGTTGTCGGTCTGACTGACTCGGGGGTGGTGGGTATCACCCCACGTGTAGCCACCCGAGTTCTGGAGCATCTCGTGGGTTTCGTCGTCGAACCCGTAGCCGCGCGCGCTCTCGACGTTGAACACCGGGATGCGCATGAGCTGGCGCATCGAGGGAACGCCGTAGACGCGAATGTCGCCGGAGTGGCCGCCCGAGAGGAACGCGTAGTAGTCGTCGTGTTCGCCGGGCGGGACCTCCGTGTCGACGTCGGCTGCCGAAGTCTGGTCGTCGCCGCTAAGCAGTCCCGTACAGCCCGCGAGCGACCCCATCATCCCGGTCGCGGCGCCCGCGACCATGAAGTCCCGCCGCGGAATCCGCGCGAAGAGGGGATCGCGTTCGTCCCCCGCTGTCGTGTCGGTCGATCGCTCGTCGCTGGTCGGTTCGGTCGCGTGTTGGTTCGTCATTGGCTTGGGTCGTGTCGCGTCGGCGTGTGGTTACTGCACCTGTACAGGTCACACTTGGATCGGGACGACGTTATGGCTGCTTCAGATTCCCGTTCAACGGTAATACGCGGGAACAGGTTCGGCCGAAACGACACGTATCGAGCCGGCGTAGCTCTCCGGAGCAAACAGACCGAGTGCGGAACTGTCGATCGACGGACTCCCCCGAAGGAGGCGAGCGCTCGCCGACCGTGTCGACCCACCGCTGCGACCGCTCGGACCGCTAGCGCATCCTCAACACCACTCCTCGTACTGGTGGACGCGCGCCGGGTTCAGCGGCTCCGGCTCCCGGTCCGTCCCGTCGTACGCCTCGCGGTGGCGCTCGTATGGGATCCCGACGTCGCCGTCGGGATCGAACTCTCGGGGCATGAGCGCCTTCGCTCGCCGTCGATTCCAGTCCGCCAGTCGCTCGAGCGTCTCTGGACGATCGATCGCGGTCGTCTCGAGCGCGTCGCTCGCCCGCTTCCAGGCGCGCCGTCCGTTTTCGGTGCGAACGATCGCCGTGGTCGTTCCGGGATCGGTGCCGACGTTACCGACGCTGAGGTCGGCCGCGGCGCCGACGAAATCCGCACATTCGTCACAGCCGCGCAGCCCCGCCGCGTCGAACGCGTCGACGTCGGCCTCGAGGACGCTCTCGCCGTCGGCGTCGAACGCGGAGAGGACGCCCTCGGAGATGTCCAGGCGCTCGATCTCGTTCGGGTCGAGGTCGTACCCCTCGAGACTCGAGCGCAGCCGATCGTACTCGAAGCTGCGGGTACACAGCAGGGCGACCGTCAGCGAGATCGGATCGGCGGGCGCGTGGTCGTACCGATCGAGTGCGGTGGCGCCCTGGATCATACACGGCGTCCCGACGAGCGCGAGCTCTGCCGTCTCTGGGTCGAGCTCGCTCGCCGCGAGCAGGTCATCGAGCTCGCCCAGTCCCATCGTCTGGTTGTAGCTGCTGCCCGCGGCCGCGAGCAGTTCCTCGCGGGAAGTCGCCAGGAACGGAACGCCCCGAAGGGGCTCGTCCTTGCTCTCGCGAGCGACCACCGCTCCGTCGAGCTCGTCCCGTTCGATCAGCTCGGCGAGCAGCGCCGTCACGACGCCCCCGTCCTGGCCGACGGCTGCCGCCTCGCCCGTCGCGCTGGCGGCGTACGTCTCCGGGGTCTCGAGCGCGCGTTCGTCCTCGAGCAGCCCGAGGACGCGCTCGTACCGGAGCCCGCTGCGGGGACAGAAGTCCCAACAGCGCGAGCAGCCGGTACACATCCGGACGAGCGTGGGACGGCGCTCCTCTTCGTCGATCCCGATCGAATCGGAGGGACAGGCCGCAACGCAGGAGGCACACTGCACGCAGCGGTCGGCCTCGATGACGGCCTCGTCGAGGTCTCGGAACCAGATCTTCCCCGGGGGTTCCGCGACGTCGTCGTTCAGTTCGCGGGGGTCGCCGCCGACGCCCTTGGGGTCGGGGACGGACGGGCGGTTGTCGGCCGCCATCTAGCTCACCTCCGTGCCGGCAGCAGGTGGTTTCGGCTCCGGCCGCTCGGCCAGTATCGTCCGCAGCTCGGCATCGGATTTGCGACGGCTCCACTCGGCGAACGACTCGTCCGCGCCGCTGTCGTCGTCGTAGGCCAGCACCGTCGCTCTGATCACGCTTGGGACGTCCTCGATCGGAACCTTTCCGACCAGCCAGTCGATGAACTCGTCGTCGGCGAGGTCGCCGCCGAGGCCGAGATCGGCCGCGCGGCCGGAGTCGAAGTCGTCGCGGTACACCTCGCCGCGCAGCCCCACGTCGCCGAGCTGGGGCTGGGCGCAGGAGGCCGAGCAGCCGGACATGTGGACGCGGATCCGCTCGTGCTCGTCCGCAATGCCGACCGCTTCGGCCCACTCGTCTAACTCGCGGGCCCACCTGATCGCCCGGTTTTTCGTCTCGATGATTCCGTAGGTACAGAACTCCCGGCCCGTGCAGGTGACGATTCCCCGGGTGAACGGGCCCGGATCTGGACCGTAGCGGTCGACGACCGCGCTGTCGAGGAAGGTCTCGAGGACGTCGTCCTCGAGGTGGGGAACGAGGACGTTCTGGTTCGGCGTGAGCCGGAGCTCGCCCTCGCTGAGCTCCGCCGCGAGTCCCGCGAGCTCGCGGAACTCGTTGCCGCCCATCCGTCCCGTGGGGACGTTCAGTCCGACGGAAGAACGGCCGTCGCTCTGGTCGTGGATCCCGACGTGGTCGTTGCGGTAGTCGGTCGTCAGCGACTCTCCCGCGGGTTCGAACTCGAAGTCGGCGTGGGACGCGAGCTCGTCGCGGAACCGCTCGACGCCCCACTCCTCGACGAGGAACCGCAGGCGGTTGACCGCGGTGTCGAGGTAGCTGCCGTGGTCCATGTAGAGGTCGGCCATCGCCTCGACGAGTTCGACGACCCGATCGGGCTCGACGAAGAGGTCGAGCTCCGAGGCGACCCGTGGCCCGTCGGAGAGTCCGCCACCGACCCGAACCGCGAACCCGTCGCGCCCGTCCTTGACCGCGGGTGTGAGCGCGAGGTCCTGGATCTGTGCGCGGGCGCAGTTCTCGTGACAGCCCGCGATACTGATCTTGAACTTCCGGGGGAGGTTGGCGTACTCGTGGTCGCCGAGGAACCGCTCGCAGATCCGCTCGACGATCGGTCGGACGTCGACGGTCTCGTTCGGGTCGATCCCCGCGGCTGGGCAGGCGACGACGTTGCGCACCGAGTTTCCGCAGGCCTGCATCGTCTCGAGACCGACGTCCTCGTACCGGGACCAGATCTCGTCGATGTCCTCGATCCGGATCCAGTGGAGCTGGATGTCCTGTCGGGTCGTGACGTCGAGGTAGCCGTCGCCGAAGACGGGGTTCTGGTCGACGCCGCCGTACGCCTCGGGCGCACGGGCGAACTCGTCGGCGACCTCGCCGATCGTCGCGGCCTGTTCGGCGGTGAGGACTCCGCCCGGGGCCCGCGTCCGGAGCATGAAGTAGCCCTCCTGTTTCTGGTGGTAGAGCCCGATCAGCTTCAGGCGATTGAGGACGTCCTCGCCCAGCTCCGCGACCATCGCGTCGAACCCGCCCGCGTCGGCGTAGGCCCGGACCTGGCGCTTGAGTTCGACGGGGTCCCACTCGGGGGCCTCGGCGCGCACCCAGTCGGTCAGGCTCCCCTCGTAGAACGCGACGTCCTCGTAGCCGAGGTCGCGGAGCACGACGTACGTGTGGCTCAGCCGCCGGGCCGTGTTACAGTAGAGGACGATCCGTTCATCGCGGCGGATCCCCTTCTTGGTGAGCAGCGCCTCGAGCTCATCGTTGGGTTTCAGCCGCCCGGTGTCGTCCTCGAGGAGGTCCTCCCACCCGAGCTGGACCGCACCCGGAACGTGAGACTGCGCGTACTCGGCGGCGCTTCGGGTGTCGACGACGACGGCGTCACCCTCGACGGCTGTCTCGACGTCCTCGCGGTCGACGAGCGGCGCGTCGGCCCGCAGCGTGGCGTCATACGCGGTCGGCTCGGGATCGGGGTCGGCCTCGCTCAGTTCGCCGTCCTCGTCGGTCCAGGCCTCGAGTCCGCCATCGAGCAGGTAGAGGCCGCCCTCGTGGCCGTAGACGGCGGCGGTAAGCAGGAACCGGGCCGCGTCGACGCCGTTCGCGTCGTCGACCGCGACGATCGGATCCTCGGAGGCGATCCCGGCCTCGCCCAGCGCCGTCCCGAAGGTCTCGGCGCCGGGCAGCTTTCCGACCGCGACGCTGCTCGGATCCCGAAACGTCTCGGTCGGTACGTTTACCGATCCCGGAACGTGGCCGAGGGTCGCGTAGTCACGCTGCGAGCGAACATCGACGACCGTTACCGACTCGCGGTGGGCCGCGAGCCAGGACGGGTCGACGACGGTCGGGGTGCTCACGGGCGACCACCCGTCTCGTGGTGGGGTGGCTGCCTCGGCGCGAGCGGTGGCGTCTCCGCGGACGCCGTCCGCCGTTCGGTTCGGTCTCCGCGCGGAACTGGATCGATCATGTCGTACCCAGGGATTGACGCGAGGGCCCCTTTCAGCTACGCGTACGGGTAACGGCTGCCGTCGCTCCGAAACGACGGCAGCCAGCCGTCGCAGACACTGACGACGACCCGTCCCGTCATACGAACCGATCTTATCTCTCGATTCGGATCCGATCTCCCGACAGCGACCTCGACGCGCCCGTTCTCTGCGGTAGGGGTTCGGTCGTCGGACCCGGCAGCGGTTTCCGGAACCTGGCTGACAGTTCGTTCGGCAGGGCTCTCCCGCTCGTGGCGCGTCGATCGACGCCTCACTGTTCCGTTTCTATACGTTGATCTCATGAACGAACGTCTACGTATACGTT comes from Natronococcus occultus SP4 and encodes:
- the nosZ gene encoding TAT-dependent nitrous-oxide reductase; amino-acid sequence: MTNQHATEPTSDERSTDTTAGDERDPLFARIPRRDFMVAGAATGMMGSLAGCTGLLSGDDQTSAADVDTEVPPGEHDDYYAFLSGGHSGDIRVYGVPSMRQLMRIPVFNVESARGYGFDDETHEMLQNSGGYTWGDTHHPRVSQTDNTYDGEWLFVNDKANGRMARIDLEYFETDAIIDLPNHQGTHGACALMPDTRLVFGVGELRVPIPNDGRDLDDPSEYGSTLSAMSADPFDHEWDVMVDCNLDNGDSGKEGEWFFTTSYNSEEGVTEQEMTAADTDYVVAFNIPRIEDAVDAGEYEEINGVPVVDGTEDSPLNDGDEPLVRYVDVPTNPHGVSVTPDGRYAIASGKLDPTCTVIEIDRLNEVDDPNDAVVGRVNVGNGPLHTAYDGRGHAYTTLFVDSQVVKWDIEAAVDAEMGSEDPVIEKHDVHYSPGHLIAAESYTGDPQGDWLIVLNKLSKDRFLPVGPVFPENDQLFYIGDDDAGMELVKDTPAYPEPHDASIVRADRLDPASVYDPDDLELDFISPDDEENFIERDGDQVHIEMYNQRNHFGFDDITVQEGDEVTIRSTNIEQEEDIIHSVAIPQHDVNVKLAPQETREVTFTADEPGVYWIYCAYFCSALHLEMRSRLLVEPAD
- a CDS encoding rhodanese-like domain-containing protein; the encoded protein is MSTPTVVDPSWLAAHRESVTVVDVRSQRDYATLGHVPGSVNVPTETFRDPSSVAVGKLPGAETFGTALGEAGIASEDPIVAVDDANGVDAARFLLTAAVYGHEGGLYLLDGGLEAWTDEDGELSEADPDPEPTAYDATLRADAPLVDREDVETAVEGDAVVVDTRSAAEYAQSHVPGAVQLGWEDLLEDDTGRLKPNDELEALLTKKGIRRDERIVLYCNTARRLSHTYVVLRDLGYEDVAFYEGSLTDWVRAEAPEWDPVELKRQVRAYADAGGFDAMVAELGEDVLNRLKLIGLYHQKQEGYFMLRTRAPGGVLTAEQAATIGEVADEFARAPEAYGGVDQNPVFGDGYLDVTTRQDIQLHWIRIEDIDEIWSRYEDVGLETMQACGNSVRNVVACPAAGIDPNETVDVRPIVERICERFLGDHEYANLPRKFKISIAGCHENCARAQIQDLALTPAVKDGRDGFAVRVGGGLSDGPRVASELDLFVEPDRVVELVEAMADLYMDHGSYLDTAVNRLRFLVEEWGVERFRDELASHADFEFEPAGESLTTDYRNDHVGIHDQSDGRSSVGLNVPTGRMGGNEFRELAGLAAELSEGELRLTPNQNVLVPHLEDDVLETFLDSAVVDRYGPDPGPFTRGIVTCTGREFCTYGIIETKNRAIRWARELDEWAEAVGIADEHERIRVHMSGCSASCAQPQLGDVGLRGEVYRDDFDSGRAADLGLGGDLADDEFIDWLVGKVPIEDVPSVIRATVLAYDDDSGADESFAEWSRRKSDAELRTILAERPEPKPPAAGTEVS
- a CDS encoding Coenzyme F420 hydrogenase/dehydrogenase, beta subunit C-terminal domain, producing MAADNRPSVPDPKGVGGDPRELNDDVAEPPGKIWFRDLDEAVIEADRCVQCASCVAACPSDSIGIDEEERRPTLVRMCTGCSRCWDFCPRSGLRYERVLGLLEDERALETPETYAASATGEAAAVGQDGGVVTALLAELIERDELDGAVVARESKDEPLRGVPFLATSREELLAAAGSSYNQTMGLGELDDLLAASELDPETAELALVGTPCMIQGATALDRYDHAPADPISLTVALLCTRSFEYDRLRSSLEGYDLDPNEIERLDISEGVLSAFDADGESVLEADVDAFDAAGLRGCDECADFVGAAADLSVGNVGTDPGTTTAIVRTENGRRAWKRASDALETTAIDRPETLERLADWNRRRAKALMPREFDPDGDVGIPYERHREAYDGTDREPEPLNPARVHQYEEWC